The window TACCCGCGCTGGACGCCCGTGGCCGACGACGCCCAGATCGAGGTATGGGCCAACCTGCTCGGCTCCTCACTGCTCATCGGTATGCGCCTCAGCGACCGCACCATGCGCCACCGCTTCGAGCGCAAGATCGAATTGCCGGCGGCGCTGCGGCCGTCGGTGGCCGCGGCCATGGTCTTCCTGACCGAGCCGGCGGCCGACGACGTGTTCCTCGATCCGATGGCCGGCAGCGGCACCATCCTCTACGAGCGGATGCAGGCCGGGCCATTTGCCCGCCTGCTGGGCGGCGACATCGAGCCGGAGCGGGTGGACGCGGCGCGCAAGAACGTGCGTGGCTCGCGCAAGAAGCCGGGGGCCAACGCCATGCAGCCCGACATCCGCCAGTGGGACGCGCGCCAATTGCCGCTGGACGCCGGCTCGGTCGATAAGGTGGCGACCAACCTGCCCTTCGGCAAGCAATTGCGCGGCGCGGAGACGCCGGCCCGCCTCTATCCGCCGGTGCTGGCCGAACTCCAGCGCGTGGTTCGGCCCGGCGGGCGAATCGTGCTGCTCAGTAGCGAGTATGATCTGATCAAGGAAGAGGTGCGCAAGCTGCCGCGTCTGACGATCACCACCGGCTATTCGGTGGCGGTGTTGGGGGTGTGGGGGCGGATCTATATTATTGACGTAGCCTGATCAGGGGTTGATTTCTTGCATACGCTGTTCAAGAAGTAAATTAACCAAACTTTCCGTGCTCAATCCCCGGCTATGGGCCAGTTTAGTAACGCGCTGGAGCAACCCCGGATCGAGCGCGACGAGATAACGGCGACGGGCATTCGGATCGAGGTCGAAATCGGCCGCTTCCGTCTGATCCCAATAATCAGCCAGGCTGTGCTCGTCCCAGAATTCGGCGATCTGATCGTAACTAGTCATCGCTGGAATCGTTTTTTTATCGTCGGTCATAGGTTCGTCGCTCTTGCGCGTTCATATCGCGGGCTTTTGTGATTGTATAGCAAATGGCATTAACTTCCCCCAACCCTGTTCAACGTACCGTGCGCCGCATAATAGCCACCCGGCCGGTCACCTGGCTGCTGGCGCGCACCATCCACCGCATTGACGCGGCCGTCTTCCGCGCCACGGGCGGCCGGACGACGGCCGGCGCTCTGCTCACGGGCTTGCCGCTCATCACGCTGACCACCACCGGGGCCAAAAGCGGCCGGCCGCGGACGGTGACGCTGGTCGGCATCCCCGACGGCGGGCGGCTGATCGTCATCGCCTCGAATTGGGGGCAGGCCGGCCACCCGGCGTGGTATTACAACATGAAGGCCAATCCAGAGGTAACGGTGGCCGGTGGTAGAGACGGCCCGGCGGGCCGTCTCTACGTGGCGCGGGAATTGGTGGGGGCGGAACGGGCGGCGGCCTGGGCGCGGGCGGTGGCGCTCTATCCGGGGTATCAGGGGTATGCGGCGCGGGCGGGGCGAGAGATTCCGGTCATGGCCCTGGAAGTGGCGGGATAAGCCGGGGCGTGGCGCGCGGTGCAAGGGGCGGGTTGCCAACCCGCCCTACAAGGCCAACACTTCATCCACGCCCAATAGCGGCGTTCGCAATAGACGCGCCGCGCGGCCCACGTCCATCTCACAATCCAACGGCCATTGACCGCTCTCGTCCGGGCCGAAGGCGAGCGTGTCCCGCTCCGCCACGCCCCACCAGTCGAGCAGCCGCCGCCCGAAGTCGGCCCGCGTCATCACCTGCCGCCCGGCCACGTTCAGCACGCCGCGATACGCCAAATCGAGCAGTTCCAGGCAGGCCCGGCTGAGCGTCTCCACCCACACCGGATTGCGCCGCTGGTTGGTGAACAGCGTCACCGGCCGCCCGGCCCGCAGCGCCGCGGCCATCCACGCCGTGCCGTTGTCCATCTCCGCCAGACCGTAGATGAGCGAGGTGCGCACGATGACGGCGTTGGGGTGGGCGGCGGCCAGGGCCTCGGCCGCCGCCTTGGCCCGGCCATAGGCGTTGAGCGGCGCGGGCGCGGCCGTCTCGTCGTAGGGCGCGGCCGTGCCGTCGAAGATCGAATCGGTGGAGAGGTGGATCAGCCGCGCCCCCACCTCGGCCGCGGCGGCGACGACGTGGCCCGTGCCCGTCACGATGACGGCGGCCATGTCCGGCGTGCGGTTGGAGCCGGCGGTGTGGATGATGGCGTCGGGCGCGAACTCGGCCACGAAACGGCGCACGGCCGGGCCGTCGCGCAGATCGAGCCGCGCGCCTTGCGGCCAGGCCAGCGGGTCGGCCGAGAAGGTGGTATAGCGCCACTCGCCGGGAAACTCGGCCGCCGCCCGCCGCGCCAGATGCCGCCCCAGATAGCCGCTGCCGCCGGTGATGAGGAGTCGCGAAGTCATGGGAGAGTAACGCAAAGAATAAGAAATCCACAGATTACATAGATTACGCAGATTGAAGAATCTTCTTAAAAATCTGCGTAATCTGTGTAATCTGTGGATTTCCTACTCTTCCTCCGGCATTGTGGCCGCCCGCAGCAGGCCCTCGGCCGCGGCGGCCTGGGCGGCGGTTTGTTTGCTGCGCCCGCGCCCCTCGCCCCACATCTCGCCGCCGACCATGACCCGCACGGTGAACGTCCGGGCGTGGTCCGGCCCCTCGCTGCCGGCCACACGGTAATAGGGCGTCACGTTGAAGCGCGCCTGGGCCCACACCTGAAACTCGCTCTTG is drawn from Candidatus Promineifilum breve and contains these coding sequences:
- a CDS encoding nitroreductase/quinone reductase family protein, which translates into the protein MRRIIATRPVTWLLARTIHRIDAAVFRATGGRTTAGALLTGLPLITLTTTGAKSGRPRTVTLVGIPDGGRLIVIASNWGQAGHPAWYYNMKANPEVTVAGGRDGPAGRLYVARELVGAERAAAWARAVALYPGYQGYAARAGREIPVMALEVAG
- a CDS encoding methyltransferase domain-containing protein — protein: MTYYAQTMPGVEEIAWLEIRRRLKDAHFQRYLFAKEQNGIVVFDYPGAAADLLRLRTTEDVFMQIAYHDDLTRLRRDLKGIHELIASSESFGRAVNDYLRVRRFSAPPTYRVISRQYGKFEYSRKHLTETVWRSLKQRYPRWTPVADDAQIEVWANLLGSSLLIGMRLSDRTMRHRFERKIELPAALRPSVAAAMVFLTEPAADDVFLDPMAGSGTILYERMQAGPFARLLGGDIEPERVDAARKNVRGSRKKPGANAMQPDIRQWDARQLPLDAGSVDKVATNLPFGKQLRGAETPARLYPPVLAELQRVVRPGGRIVLLSSEYDLIKEEVRKLPRLTITTGYSVAVLGVWGRIYIIDVA
- a CDS encoding CopG family antitoxin yields the protein MTDDKKTIPAMTSYDQIAEFWDEHSLADYWDQTEAADFDLDPNARRRYLVALDPGLLQRVTKLAHSRGLSTESLVNLLLEQRMQEINP
- a CDS encoding SDR family oxidoreductase; translated protein: MTSRLLITGGSGYLGRHLARRAAAEFPGEWRYTTFSADPLAWPQGARLDLRDGPAVRRFVAEFAPDAIIHTAGSNRTPDMAAVIVTGTGHVVAAAAEVGARLIHLSTDSIFDGTAAPYDETAAPAPLNAYGRAKAAAEALAAAHPNAVIVRTSLIYGLAEMDNGTAWMAAALRAGRPVTLFTNQRRNPVWVETLSRACLELLDLAYRGVLNVAGRQVMTRADFGRRLLDWWGVAERDTLAFGPDESGQWPLDCEMDVGRAARLLRTPLLGVDEVLAL